A single genomic interval of Malania oleifera isolate guangnan ecotype guangnan chromosome 13, ASM2987363v1, whole genome shotgun sequence harbors:
- the LOC131146115 gene encoding tetraspanin-8, which produces MVRVSNTVTAIFNCCTLVISVLALGGSFWIHAHGGSECQKVLQTPLMILGLFLFVVSLFGIIGSCCRVSFIMWIYLLVLFLLIVGLFCFTVFLIAVTNKGVGNFISGKGYREYRLGDYSHWLQKYVINAQNWEEIKSCLIDAQVCPRLAVAAGQKAPAFYTLNMSPTQSGCCKPPTYCGFKFKNATYWEVPKEGPAVGDVDCKLWSNNQQRLCYDCNSCKGGVLANVKTQWRKLALANFCVLVFLTLLYSVGCCALRNTRSQHYKYTRYNGHPAP; this is translated from the exons ATGGTTCGTGTCAGCAACACTGTGACCGCAATTTTCAACTGCTGTACCCTCGTCATTTCTGTGTTGGCGCTGGGCGGGTCGTTCTGGATCCACGCCCATGGAGGTTCTGAATGCCAGAAAGTGCTGCAGACGCCGCTCATGATTCTGGGTCTGTTCCTGTTCGTTGTTTCTCTGTTCGGGATAATCGGGTCGTGCTGTCGGGTCTCCTTCATCATGTGGATTTACCTGCTTGTTCTGTTCTTGCTCATCGTGGGGCTGTTCTGCTTTACGGTGTTCTTGATCGCGGTGACGAACAAGGGCGTCGGAAATTTCATCTCCGGCAAAGGGTACAGGGAGTATCGTCTCGGAGATTACTCCCACTGGCTCCAGAAATACGTGATCAATGCACAGAATTGGGAGGAGATTAAGAGTTGTTTGATTGATGCTCAGGTTTGCCCGAGACTCGCAGTCGCCGCCGGTCAGAAAGCGCCCGCCTTCTATACCCTTAACATGTCTCCAACACAG TCGGGGTGCTGCAAACCTCCAACATACTGTGGGTTCAAATTCAAGAACGCAACTTACTGGGAAGTGCCAAAGGAGGGGCCGGCGGTGGGAGACGTGGACTGCAAGCTATGGAGCAACAACCAGCAGCGGCTCTGCTACGACTGCAACTCCTGCAAGGGAGGAGTCCTCGCCAACGTCAAGACCCAGTGGAGGAAGCTCGCTCTCGCCAACTTCTGTGTTCTCGTCTTCCTCACCCTCCTCTACTCCGTCGGCTGCTGCGCCCTTAGGAACACCCGCTCCCAACACTACAAATACACCAGATACAACGGCCACCCTGCTCCCTAA